A window from Capricornis sumatraensis isolate serow.1 chromosome 5, serow.2, whole genome shotgun sequence encodes these proteins:
- the FERD3L gene encoding fer3-like protein, which translates to MAAFPESCVGAAVLDFVADLSLASPGHPLLCDLTPRVPCGTRQDLVLRDGRPRSPARFEDEEEEEGAGEAGGNEEEQEHGRGASPLGRPKRKRVITSAQRRAANVRERKRMFSLNEAFDQLRRKVPTFAYEKRLSRIETLRLAIVYISFMTELLESLEKDTD; encoded by the coding sequence ATGGCCGCCTTTCCCGAGAGCTGCGTGGGCGCCGCCGTCCTGGACTTCGTCGCAGACCTATCCCTAGCCTCCCCGGGGCACCCTCTCCTCTGCGACTTGACACCGAGGGTCCCCTGTGGGACCCGCCAGGACCTTGTGCTCCGAGATGGAAGGCCCAGGAGTCCGGCGCGGTTTGAGgacgaggaggaagaggaaggggcaggggaaGCGGGGGGAAACGAGGAGGAGCAGGAGCACGGGCGGGGCGCCTCCCCGCTGGGCCGCCCCAAGAGGAAGAGGGTGATCACCTCCGCCCAGCGCCGGGCAGCCAACGTCCGCGAGAGGAAGCGGATGTTCAGCCTCAACGAGGCCTTCGACCAGCTGCGGAGGAAGGTGCCCACTTTTGCTTACGAGAAGAGGCTCTCCCGGATCGAGACCCTGCGCCTGGCCATTGTGTACATCTCCTTCATGACTGAGCTCTTGGAGAGCTTGGAGAAGGACACCGACTGA